CATACTTGAATTTATGATACAGTGAAAGTCttaaaaccattcaaaagttataagcaaggttaaagtttcgtacagatggacagacaggcAGCAAAAAACAGTATGCttcccacccccaccccacttTAGTTGCAAGGGCATGAACATTTTTACTGAATTATAGATTCTGTGATACAGTGACAATCATGATATAATAAGTAGAAAATAAATACAACACTGATGCCAAGATTCTCCAGCAAGAAATGTTTCTATTAAATCTAAAAATTTTCATCAATTGAGTGAGCTTTGATATATTAAACTTGATATGCAACTGTTTATGACATTTTGTCAACTTGTAGGATCAATTTTTGCAATAGATGCATAAAAAGTTGTACTTGTTTGACAAAGGATTTAGCAAGGCTTATAACATCACACAGTAAACAGATGAAGCTTAAATTATACAGGAACACAGGGTTTTACCTGGAGAAAAAAGGACGAACACAGCTTCTTGGATCTACGTCCATCTGCTTTGCCAGTTCCATTATGAAGTTCATTACGATTGTTTGATGAGCCACATGATTCATTAGATCAGTTTTCTGTTTAAAAAGAGTAAGTAATGTGAAATTAGACAACCTTTTCAAACTTTATCAAAGAAATTTCAAAGAATTAATGTCTCGAAGTGTAAATTTAAAGACAGAAAAACATTctttacaaagaaaaaaaaatacatttagtAGTTGTGTAAAATCCAAAATGCTCTGATATAAATCACACTTTATAGATTCAGACCAAAGATAAAATGTTCTAATCAGAGTTCTGAAATTTCAAGCACATATCATTAAAGAGGAAAACACAAGGGTCTGACTTCCCCAATCCAAGATTGGTGAGAAGTGCACATATCTGCTTACTTTTATGCATATTCagaaacaaaaaaatatacagtAGACCCATATATGGTATAGGTTGGAGCTCCCTAAAAAAAACTGCATGGGGTGAATCCACCATATACCCCACCTCTAATCTCCCCCAggaaaaaattctggatctgCACATGGTCATTTTACAGAGCATAGGCATCAAAATATATAgattaagtatatatatataaaacaatcaaaaaatattttaaacatcaCATCCCACTGAAGGCCTAGTAAGCAGAGTTTAGTCTGTGGATCAGGAGTTGAGTGCCCTTACCTCCTCCATAGCAAGATCTATACACCAGATGACCAGGACATTGGCCGTTTCCTCACAGACCAAATCAGGGTTGTCAATCAAGAACTGCTGGCTATCCTCAAACCGACGCAACATCCCAAACTTTTTTGCATCTGCTTTATGTTTCTCTACAAACTCTTTCTGCAAATATGTCAAAATACACAAATTTAACTGAAATACTTGCATTCTTTTTCTCTATACTAAAGGGCACCGTCCGATACCCACGGCTTGTCTTCTATTCAGATAATTCAGGGGTAGGTAATATAATACAAAATGCATACAACTAAACAGCTTCATTCCCAATGGACTGAATGGTCAttataaatgacatttttaacTTGATTGTACGTACATGTTTCTGACTTTTCTCTTCCTCTGTTAATTCTTTTTTTGGTATTGGTTTATTTATCACCTGTAATAATTAAATCAGTAATACAACAAATGTCAGTTACTGTTTCAACATTACGAAAACTAAGCCTTCCCCATGttgaaacattttcaatttttacctttgtcaaaatgtaaaattcaacaTGACCTGATTTGTTAAGAAATATGATACATGTGTTAAACATTATACACATCTGTACATACCAAGctgataaacaaacaaaaaactccCAAGAAACTGTACCTAATAATCAACTCTATTGATGTATactgttttaaaatatacagtTGTATGTATAATCATTGATTAAAATACTCACAGTTTTTGATTTTCCATCGTGGCATATGGTGTCAATATTTAATGGAGTTAGCTGCAAACATAGGAATCAGTGTTTTATTGCTCTATAACAATTTCAATGATTATCATATACACAAAAGACACACGATAACACTGTGAAGATGATTGATAGAGCTCTCTGATCTGAGGTCCTATAAATATTATGTTTCAATGAGGTTTATTGGTGGACCCAGTTTGCAAAGCGTATGTCAAATAGTGAaacattgattgtatattgtttaacgtccctctcactATTTTTTCACCcttatggagatgtcaccattgccagtgaagagctgcaagatttaggcctatgcttggcacttgtggctttgagcaggaagggatctttatcgtgctacacctcaATAGTGAAAGATAAACTAAGCAAATGCTTACTATGTCTCAAGGTCAAGGGCAAATGCAGGTTTCAGTGATGTGTGCCTATTGCCTAAGTATGGAATCTGTAGCATGTCAAACTGTTAAACATGGTACCTTACAAGTTTATGTCAAAAGTCAACGTCATTTTGAGCATTCAATATTAAGTTTTGTCTATGGATTAGGTTTCAGACCTAAAGGTCATATACTTTCAACAAAACTcagaacaagaaatgttttagaaacatacatatgctccCAGTGTGACAATTTTGAAAAGGATTAACTTAAAATTCAGTATCTGTAATGATGGTGAAAAATATGCAGTATCGACAGTGAATTCATTTATAACATTGTGGATTCAAATTGAAAACTAGCCATCATGCAATGTCAAAACAGGGGTTCTCAAGATTCTGAGGggacaatatcttcctttaGTCAAAGTAAATCCTAAACCAGGATAACAAGTTCGATGTcgatcaagcaaagggttctctagatatAAGCAGACAATACTTTCTCTACCAACTGACCAACAGATGCAAATCAACATGCCCCCATTTGAACAGAGGCATAAAATGCAATCAATTGAATTAACCAGAAAATTTCACAGGCAGTTATTGCTAATTCAGTGACTGGAATTGTGATTAAAGTCATTCAACAtctttaaaatgtaatattgcaACTGCATGCATATAATATCTTTCCTACAAACATCAATTCATTAACTCACAATTCTTAGGCACTAACTCAATACAACACTAATTTActaccttttcttttttcttcaattcttcttctttttctctcCATTTCTTCTCTTGGTCCTCTAATTCAGAGAGTTTGGTTTTTGCATCTTTATCACTGCTCTGTAAATACATGACACACTCCTCTCGCTACAGTACACTATTATGCAGAACGTGTGCACATGCAACAGAGTTTCCTTTTGGTTAACTTTCATGACACAAAACCATAACAGTAATAACTAATAAGACATATTCATCAGTCAATTTCATTCATCTTAGGGTATTTCTCAAAATTCAAGTAGTTCCTTATTAAACAGGCTAACATGACATAGTTTAATCTATTCACAATGCCTGTAAATGCAATCATTTCTGGGACACACAATAAAACATCAATGTTGTATTATACAAGACTTTTTAAAGTACCTACCAAATCTGCCTCTTTTAATTTCTGcttgatttcattcattttctgttgatgtctgaaaatgtcacaataaatatgtatataatttcaaatatcTCGTGCATGCATGTCTTGGCACTTATATATACTATCAAAACTGTTCCTAATATGAAATAATAATCTTTGTACTACAAATATTCTGTCTCTCTCTCAAAAAAGAAAACTCACTCTGCATAGCCTTTCTCAAAGTCTTCTTTTTCCTTCTTTGATTGCTCCATTCTTTCCATTCTTGCCTGATGTCGCCATCTGAAGAGACTAGCTGTGTCAACATTGGGATGTGTGTCATCTTCATCGTCCGAGATCTAATTTCATGCCAAAAAAAtcaaaaagtaaataaaaatcctttaaaaaaattaatctaAAACTCTCCTAACTCAATTTTTTCACATCTGTTACAGCAAAACATGGGCATAGGCCTGGTAGGATGAGAATGATAGCATAGATGTTTTGTCCTGGTCAATCTGGATCAGTGCATGCAAATATTTATACTTGATTTTGCTATTACTATTACGGGCAGTGTATTTCTACAAAAGATGGGCTACAATCGTCGGAAGCCCACAGTGGGTTGCACTCCGTGAGGTGAACAGAGTGCGACTGACCGTGGGTTTCTGACAATGATATGCTACACACATGCAAATAATATACAGAATATTACAGCACCACatcaatataatgaaaagaaCATATTCTGAAATTAATTCATATGACATAGTGGATGCTAAAATAAGATCTTTTCAGGTTTCTGAATTTCTCTCCGACTAGTTATTGAAATGTGATTTCAGAATACATTGGGTATTGATCATGCatcatattgatatacatgcatCTAAAAAAGTTAGAATTCCTTGTTCTTTTTCAGTATTAGAGCTCACATAGAttgaataaaattcatttaataCAGATTCATGAAATCATCCTACAATTTTCACTACAGTCAGTCATACAATTAATACAGATAAATCATACAGCGTGGGTATAACAATCAAAGCAGTGTTTTTTTTCTATAATACATCATTTTCTGATGTCATATTTTGTGGTGTACGTGAGTAGacattcacaaaaatataattGGATATCATAGATACATGAAATCACTGTCCAACTTGAGTACACAGATTTTCAACCATTTTGATACCAAATTAGGTGTAATTGATGAACTAGTGGATCTAATGGAAGATGAAATCATCTAATTGTTCACCATGTATCAGGCAAAGTAAGTACTTTACTTGCACCAATAGTAGCACTGTCAACTTAACCGAATTTAATAAGATTCAACTTAGTTGCTTGGAGGTGACACATTGTACACGTATTTGGACTAATGTCCAGATCAGCATAGTAGCAATGCCCAATATCACCAAGATCGAATTTATTAAAACAGAGAGAGACTGAGTCTAAGAAATTTTGTTAAATTACTAATAAAGTGAATCTTAATATTGCATCTCACTTAAGCCCTCAATTCAGAAAAAAAggtttataatacatgtatgtgcattcaatacttttttcattttatggTAAATTATGTACTTCTAAATAAAAATGAAGTGCACAGCTATGGTACATGATATATCCATCTGGAACTACATGTGTGTAAGACACGatcattttcactatataaagctaaaaaaaattcaaaatgaagcCACATTGACCTAAATTTGGGTAACAATACACTTTCCCCAAAAAGATGCATCAACTAAGCAAGTTTTATGGTCCTAGGCCTCACAGTGCTCAAGATAAAGTCCAGATACAAACTGAATATGTTGtcataaaatttttaaatgggGCCATAGTAACATATTATGTGTAGCCATAAAATTCCAGGAGGCCACAGTGACACATTTTGGGGTAACGACACACCTCTCCCTCAAGATGTATCAGCTAATCAAACTTAATGGTCCTACATGTACAACTCTGAAGTATGAAAGATATGACCTACACTAAAAAgagtgacagacagacagacgaaaaAATTCCTACCATAATACAGTTTCTCGAAAGACAGGCCTAttgaattattctttttataGAGCAACATcttatatatgttaattttttGGGTTACCGTATATATGTTAgtttggtggggtttttttttttttggttacttCCTTTTTTTATGCATCCCTTTTACAGTAATATACTCACCAGCTGTAGTtgaagtactacaaatttaGAATTATGCTTTGTGTTCTAGGTTGtagcagtgtgggttctttagACAAACCAAAGGAGTCGGCAGTTTTATCTGTAAAGGTTTACAATGTAAGCAGCTGAGAAACCTCAGTGCACtggttgttgtttacattgtgGCTGGGCCTGCCTTTACACATAAAACTGCAGAGTCCTGTAGTTAACCATGCCAACTCCTGCTGCAACAAGAGACTTCTGATTTTAAAGGGCATGTCTGAATTCAGAGGGACCCACAACTCTCATTTTTAGATGCTCactgctgagcgtttggcgaaaaAACACTCTCTTAAACCTACTTTTACATCTTAGCTTAATGCAGCAATGGCAGAAGCAGGCTCAAACTTACAACCTACTATTcatcgaggctggatattttgGACTGTTGCCTCTGCCCAGTCACAAAACTGCATAGATAACATTCTACATGCTCCAACATTTCTACTACTAATATGCTGGTACCTATAAATATGGCGCCAACATGTATGTCGCCTAACTCTAACCCTAGTCACGATCATccccttttttgaaaaatgttcattttctGGAACATTCTGAAAAGAAAACATCACTTTTAACCTGTTCCAAGTTTCATTCTCGTTCAATTTGTAACCTAAAATAGAGATCAACTAAGACATTATATTTCCTCTTCATCATTTACCTCAATATGGTCCCATTTACTGTAATTGATCGCGGTCATGATAACAATTTAGTGAACTACgtcaatatcaaaatattgcgTCTTCTGGAATAAGGAAGTTCATGTGGTATTCCGATCCCGACTttatattaattgtttttattttagtaTATAAAAtcgcattaaatattttaaacttaTATAAGATACTGATACTAATGTAACCATTGAACATCACAACAcactttttaaacattttacagGTGAAATTGTTTCCTTAGTTTCTTACATAACATAAACTAGTTCTCCCTTGACGAGTACCAGTATTAGTATCACGCCATGGCGTCAACGTTCATTCCACAAACATGGGAAATGTACGATATGTTCCAGGCCCTGCTACAGGCTCCATCGTATCATCTTTTCTTCGAAGCACTGCTAATTATCTGGATTTTCAAATTACTGTTTTTCTCAAAGGCGTATGCCCCAGAATCTGTCCTGACTGAAAAGGAAAAGGAGGAGTTGATTGCGGAATGGCAGCCGGAACCTTTAGCACCCGAAATTCCAGAGGATCACCCGGTCCTACAGGCCATGGAGAATAACATAATAACTGGAAAGCCAGGGAAATATGTCACAATTAACGGAAAGTCGTGTATAAATATGGCAACATTGAACTTTTTAGGTATGGCTGGTGACCCTTCAGTTGAGTCTGCAGCAATTGAGACTCTGAAAAAGTATGGCGTTGGCTCATGTGGACCTAGAGGGTTCTATGGCACTATGGATGTCCATTTAGAACTAGAGGACAAGATAGCCAAGTTCATGAACTGTGAGGAAGCCATTCTGTATGCATTTGGATTTGCTACAATAGCAAGTGCCATACCCGCTTACTCGAAACGAGGTGATGTCATTTTCGCAGATGAGGGTGTGTGCTTTGCTATTCAGAAAGGACTAATTGCCTCAAGAAGCAAAATCAAGTGGTTCAAGCACAATGATATGGATGATCTAGAACGTCTCCTTCTGGAACAAGCGAAAGAAGATAAGAAAAACCCCAAGAAAGCCAAAGTGACAAGAAGATTTCTGGTTGTGGAAGGACTCTATGTAAACTATGGAGACTTGTGCCCACTTCCAAAATTAGTGGAACTAAAGTGGAAGTACAAAGTCCGTCTCTTCATTGAAGAAAGTTTATCATTTGGAGTTCTTGGTGCTACAGGAAAAGGCGTGACTGAACATTTCAACATCCCCCAAGATGAAATTGACTTAATAGCAGCAGCGTTAGAAAATGCTATTGGATCAACTGGAGGTTTCTGCTGTGGAAAGAAATATATTGTGGATCATCAACGACTCTCAGGGTTGGGGTACTGTTTTTCTGCCTCTTTACCTCCAATGCTGGCCACAGCAGCCATCCAGTCATTGCATTTGATTGACAATCAACCAACCATGTTGATTCAGTTGCGAGAGAACTGTGAAAAAATCCACGAGAAGCTGAAAGAGATAAATGGAGTCCTTATAGTTGGAGAGGCGTTGTCACCGATCAAGCATATAAGATTGGCCGAACCAAGCACTGATCGTGATTTTGATGTTCAGATTTTGCAGAAGGTGGCCGATCTCTCCAGAGAAAACAAAGTAGCCGTAACTTTAGCTCGGTACTTGAGTGAGGAAGAACACAAACTTCCTGTGCCAAGCATCAGAATTTCTGTAAACAGTCAACTCTCAaatgatgaaattgaaaatgtgtgCACTACACTTAGTGACGCATTTCAAAAAGTTCTCGCCcattaaatgtaatttattaCTCTAGGTTATTGTAGCTGTTACACCAAAATTTTGTAAGAAGGTACtcaatttttgtacattaacTTATGCCAACATTTATACGAGATGCATAATTTATGTGTGTTAGTATTAAttacagttttacatgtatatatgcaagtCTGACATCATCACAaatttagaagatttttaatatttttttcaagtaGCTTTCATCTCTGTGATCAGGTTTGAATTTCGCACACAATGTATTCTTTAGTTTGTAATACATGACATTGCACATATTTTCATCGTTTGTTGGTTATGCTTTTGAATATATACCCAGTGTTGAGATTTGTACTGGTAATCTGTCCTAGAACgtagaatgaaaattgtatctCTGCTAACCCAATCTATTCCAAATTATACCCAGTACcctaaaattatttcaaatagtttATTAAGAGATTTTTGAataaacattgttttgtaaTTAATTCCTGTACTTATGTATTAGAGGTAATTAGTATTGTCTTAGATGTTGACAA
Above is a genomic segment from Ostrea edulis chromosome 3, xbOstEdul1.1, whole genome shotgun sequence containing:
- the LOC125674080 gene encoding hsp90 co-chaperone Cdc37-like isoform X2, producing the protein MERMEQSKKEKEDFEKGYAEHQQKMNEIKQKLKEADLSSDKDAKTKLSELEDQEKKWREKEEELKKKEKLTPLNIDTICHDGKSKTVINKPIPKKELTEEEKSQKHKEFVEKHKADAKKFGMLRRFEDSQQFLIDNPDLVCEETANVLVIWCIDLAMEEKTDLMNHVAHQTIVMNFIMELAKQMDVDPRSCVRPFFSRIKLGEKQYMEAFNSELDAFKERITKRAQEKLQKAMEEYEEEERQKRLGPGGLDPVEVFETLPEVLQKCFESKDIASLQKAITELPEEEARYHMKRCVDSGLWVPEANKEPEGAKEEEVYDEVQESEPLVGNDINDVD
- the LOC125674080 gene encoding hsp90 co-chaperone Cdc37-like isoform X1 gives rise to the protein MTAINYSKWDHIEISDDEDDTHPNVDTASLFRWRHQARMERMEQSKKEKEDFEKGYAEHQQKMNEIKQKLKEADLSSDKDAKTKLSELEDQEKKWREKEEELKKKEKLTPLNIDTICHDGKSKTVINKPIPKKELTEEEKSQKHKEFVEKHKADAKKFGMLRRFEDSQQFLIDNPDLVCEETANVLVIWCIDLAMEEKTDLMNHVAHQTIVMNFIMELAKQMDVDPRSCVRPFFSRIKLGEKQYMEAFNSELDAFKERITKRAQEKLQKAMEEYEEEERQKRLGPGGLDPVEVFETLPEVLQKCFESKDIASLQKAITELPEEEARYHMKRCVDSGLWVPEANKEPEGAKEEEVYDEVQESEPLVGNDINDVD
- the LOC125674079 gene encoding serine palmitoyltransferase 1-like: MASTFIPQTWEMYDMFQALLQAPSYHLFFEALLIIWIFKLLFFSKAYAPESVLTEKEKEELIAEWQPEPLAPEIPEDHPVLQAMENNIITGKPGKYVTINGKSCINMATLNFLGMAGDPSVESAAIETLKKYGVGSCGPRGFYGTMDVHLELEDKIAKFMNCEEAILYAFGFATIASAIPAYSKRGDVIFADEGVCFAIQKGLIASRSKIKWFKHNDMDDLERLLLEQAKEDKKNPKKAKVTRRFLVVEGLYVNYGDLCPLPKLVELKWKYKVRLFIEESLSFGVLGATGKGVTEHFNIPQDEIDLIAAALENAIGSTGGFCCGKKYIVDHQRLSGLGYCFSASLPPMLATAAIQSLHLIDNQPTMLIQLRENCEKIHEKLKEINGVLIVGEALSPIKHIRLAEPSTDRDFDVQILQKVADLSRENKVAVTLARYLSEEEHKLPVPSIRISVNSQLSNDEIENVCTTLSDAFQKVLAH